cagcagcgtctTCTTCATTATGCGAAATTGTCATCGAGCGGAATCCAGTTTCGACTTTGAAAAGGACTCATTTATTCTGTTTGATGTATGTGTACCGCGGCCTGGGATGTCAGTGGCGAGCAGATTGCTTGATTGTGATGTGGATCAAGTTGAGTCGAGTTGCGTTGTGGCATGGCAGGAGTTGCGCATTACTGGCCATTTGCTCCGTCTCTCTTTGTTCCTGCCGACTGCCACACAACACGACGTATCAGCACCGCCAACACACCAACACGCCAACACACCAACACAGTTGAACACACCACCACGCACCTGGGGCGGCCACACGCTCCAGCATCCATTGATGTCAATGATTGACCACGCAGTGACGTAAGAGAGACTATGGTCTTGTTTCCGCTTCCTAGGCCTAGGTCACTTGCTGGCTGGCGGGCCTTGTTCGCATTGGTTCAATGTCGATTCTCATTCATGTGCCACCTTCGCATACTCGGTCACATTAAACTGCGTTTGTACAATCTTCGTCGATATCTTCTACTAAAATACATTTTTGACTCCGTATCTAAACATGCCTGCCCAGGTCGAGGAGTGCCGAACGCTCTGCAAGCTTCGTCTCTGCCTCGACTGCTGCACCTCCTCGTCCCATCGTTTAACCACCATTTGCGTACGCTTGGTATTTGAATCCACCCTAGGCCGCTCCGCTCCATCCCTTTGATACACGTTTATAAACTCCCAGCCAGATAAACGCCGAGAAACAAAATGCATTTGCCAAACAGCTGCAAAACAAAAAGACAAACCCCGGTTGCCAAAATGACCATGTGAAACAGATCCGCCACGCTGCATCATCAGTACTTGGGGATGCAAGCTGGgagtattattaatatccTGCAAAGGTCGTGGTGCTTCCTATCCCTGCTCCGTCGCGCCAAGCCGAGTTTCTTCGTGTACCTCATTCCTCGTCGCTCTGGGCGGACGACTTGGCGCCGTTGACAGCCTCACTGGCGCGCGCGCTGCTGGAAATAATCTTGATTCTAGTGCCACCGCTTGGCTGTGGTGTGCTTGCTCCTTGGCCCGATGGAGCAGCAGATCCGGCCTTGCTGCCCCCTTCTTCCAGCTCTTGCAATTCGGGATGAGCTTCTAGTTCCTCTTGGAACTTCTTGTTAAAGAATTCCTGCGCAATGCCGTTAGATATGGTGTCTTGGAAATCATTTTGTGCTGCTTCCAACTTACCTCCATAGTCTTGGCATCCTGATAGAGAATGCTGCCGTCCTCGTTGTAGGTCTGGCAGTTGCGGATCATGAGTTGAAAATCCTTTCGCAAGTCACTGAGGCTTGAGTACTCTTCCTTCTTGATACGCGTCTGGATATGATTCATGCAGATGGGATTCTGGATAATCACATAATAGTCGGCGTAGTCCCTCTTGGGCGGCAGCTTGATGAACGGACCGATGATGAGGCGCTTGCCAGCATCCGACTCGTCATCCTCAGCCGGCGGTTCGATGTCGTCCACTTCCAGGTTCATCAAGGCATCGTAGAGGCCTCGTAAGCTCTTTTGCAAAACCTCACGCTGTTGAGGACTGACTCTGGAATCGGCGGCAGCGGAGCCACCCTTGCTCTGTCGACCTTGAGGACCCCGTCGCTTCTTGGCTGGGGgttcttcatcgccatcctccGCCTTGCGTTTCTCATTCTTGCTACCAGGTTTGCGGCCACGCTTCTTTGGAGTCTCAATCTCTTCTGTGCTCGCGCGACTAGCTGAGGGTGAGTTATCAATCGAGTTCAAAATTGCCACTTTCTTGAGCCTGTTTGCCTCTCGCTTGTCCTTTCGGGCTTGTTTACGGGCGGCGGCTGCCTCGGGTGaatcctcgtcatcgtccaCAGCCAGCAACCATTGTTCTTCTGTTAAGCCATCGTCGTAGCGCACCTTGGTACGTTCACGAGCACCACGGCCAAGTACAAGGTCCTCAGTCTCCTCCTCAACCACATTGCCCTCGTTCAAATAGATATCAGGCAGCTCATCATCTCCCATGAGTCTAGGCTTGGCCTTTGTACCAGCAGACATACCATAGACAGGGTCCCGAGCCCGCTCCTCGTCAATCTTCTGGAAAACTGTAATTTCATCATCGCTACGTGCAAGCATCATATTCagttcctcgtcttccatgtCATCTTGTTCCCCGCTTTCAGCCATGTCAGCACTCTCAAGCAGGGTTCGAAGCATAGCGTCACGGTCAGTTTCTGAAGACTTGTTATCGAATCGACCGGCTTGAATGACCttgccgtccatgtccaacTTGAATCTAGCACGTTCCAGGATCTTCTCTTCGACAGAGTTCGAACTGATCAATCGAAGAATTCGCACCTCGTTCTTCTGGCCGATACGATGAGCACGATCCTGAGCTTGAAGATCTTGGTGAGGATTCCAATCAGAGTCATAGATGATGACGGTATCAGCGGTCTGCAAGTTaagaccaagaccaccagCACGGGTGGATAGTAAGAACATAAAGTACTTCGAGTCGGGGGCATTGAAGTCTTTGAGCAAGTCTGATCGTTCGTCAGATTTGGTCGTACCATCAAGACGCAGATACTCGAATTTTCTGTAGCGCAAATAATCCTCCATGATGTCCATGATTGCCGTCATCTGGAAGAACATCAAGACGCGATGGCCCGTGGCTTGGTACTTGGGCAAGATGCGGTCCAAGAGCTCGAATTTACCAGCTGTTCTCCATAACAAGTCGTTGCTGATGCTCATTGGGTTCATGACATTCTCAACTTCATCAAAGACAAAGGGATGGTTACACAACTTGCGGAGCTGCATAATCATGTTACTCAAACCACGAGCATTCGTCTTTCCACCCTTGCCATCGCTCACCACCAGTCTGTTGTGTGTGACCATTTGCTTGTACAGCTTGGCCTGGAGGGCGGAGAATTTGCACTTGATGACCTTTTCAGTCTTGTCGGGCAAATCCTTCTCCACATCCTTCTTCAAACGCCTGAGCAAGAATGGTCGCAGGACCTTGTGCAAACGACGAATGACGAGAATTTGCTCTTCTTCCGTGAGCTCCATCTTATCTTGACCACCGGTATTGGCAAATGGAGTATTGAACCACTCGTCGAAAGTTTTGACAGACTTGAAAATGTTCGGCAAAACAAAGTTAAGCATAGACCACAGCTCGGCCAGGTTATTCTGAAGCGGAGTTCCCGTGAGAATCAGACGGAATCGAGTTACGTAGTACTGCTGGATAGTAGCACTGAGCTTGGAGTTGCTATTCTTCATACGATGACCCTCATCGATAATCATGTGGAACCACTTGATCTTGCTAAGAATCGGCCGGTCCTTGATAATATATTCGTATGTGGTCAAGAGAACCTGGAATCGGCCCTGTCGAATCTTCTCCTGCTGTAGTTTTCTGGCGTTGGGAGGTCCCTTGTAGACGATTCGGCTAATAGACGGCGCCCACTTTTCAAATTCGAGGTTCCAGTTGGTGAGGGTACTGAGAGGCACAATGACGAGGTAAGGACCACTCTGCAGCTTGCGCTCAATGAGATAGGTGATCAAGCTGATGGTCTGAATCGTCTTTCCGAGACCCATTTCATCAGCAAGGATACCGTTgaggttgttgttgtacaAGGATATCATCCATTGTAGACCCTTGATTTGGTACTCCTTCAAGGTACCACCAACCAACATGCTGGCCTGCTCAGTGACTTCTTCTCTGATGCGATGTGCAACAGCATAGTAGTCAATCTTCTTGCcactctcctcttcctcgtcgtcgctctcTTCCTCAACAAATGGCtccgcatcatcaccgtAGGCCTCAGCAGCATGGCGTTGCTGGGCCTTAACCGAAGACGCCAATTGGTGCAAGAAACCATCAGTTTGCTTGAGAAGATGCGTAATACGAGTAtccttggcctggtcaaGCAACTTGAGATAtgcctcctcgtcgttggCCTTGAGAGCCTGCAAACGCTGCTTGGCCGTTCTCTCAATGCGCTTCTGTTCTTCCTTTTCAATATTAAAGTGTTGGGCATACATGAGACGGCTGAGCTTGTGTGATTTGGTCTTCTGAGAATTGGCACTCTCTTGAATTTCAGCGCGGTGGTGACAGATGGCACGCAAGAAATCGctgtgcttcttcttctcccgaTTTTCGCGCGCATCACGCTGTTGCTTCTCAAGTTTCTCAGTGATGCGAGCCTCACGAACATTCTGCTTCTTCATTCGGCGGTAGTGACTTCggttcgtcgtcatggccaaaTTATCATAATGCATCATCTGTCGACCAATTTTTTCACGCAAAGCCCTTTGCTTAGCATACAAAGCAAGGCTCTTCATTTCAATTATGGCCTTTCGCTTCAGTGTATCATCGGCCTCGAGAATCTCCTTTGTGGAATCCCAGTGAGCCAAGTTTGCCGGCAAGTCTTTGAGCTGAGAAAACCGTTGGCTCATTCGATTGAAGATGACAACTTCTCGCTCGTACCGCAGGTGGTCAAAGTCAATACCAGTCGGGAAGACGCCGGGAATGAACCACCGGTTCTTGCGCTGCGCATGGTCAAGATATTTTATCGAGGGTCGAATCATACTCGTACCATACGGCGACTTTACAGTCTTATACGTGTGAGCCTTGGGGATGGGTGATTCGTCTTCGGTTGCCATTTCAGGCCCTGCTGAAGGTGCCTTTTCCGCATCTTGACTCGGCTGTGCGTTCTTGGCAGAGTTTGAGGCGTTATCAATGGCAGTGGTCTGCCGACGCTGTCTttggttgaagatggcctGCTGCAATTGGACAGACACACCAGCATTCTTGCCAAGAAGCTTAAATGCGTGGATCTGTTGCCTCAAAAGAGCAAGCTGTTGTTGGCTGAACTGGGTTGAGCCAGAGCCCGACGCAGGCGATGCAGTGGAAGCGGCGGCGGGTGTCTGTGCCGAGGCAGAGGCTACTCCTCCTTGCGAAGCAGCGTTGGGTTGCGTCGATTGAGGAGTGCCTGGTTGCGGCCGG
The DNA window shown above is from Metarhizium brunneum chromosome 1, complete sequence and carries:
- the snf21 gene encoding Chromatin structure-remodeling complex subunit snf21, coding for MASVQAPPAVQPPGAPMPAGATKQQAEEVFRKLKQMKEQGVPPTDPEYIKASHFLMSFQQQHNMRRNQQQFIQQQQMQNGVQTGGRPQPGTPQSTQPNAASQGGVASASAQTPAAASTASPASGSGSTQFSQQQLALLRQQIHAFKLLGKNAGVSVQLQQAIFNQRQRRQTTAIDNASNSAKNAQPSQDAEKAPSAGPEMATEDESPIPKAHTYKTVKSPYGTSMIRPSIKYLDHAQRKNRWFIPGVFPTGIDFDHLRYEREVVIFNRMSQRFSQLKDLPANLAHWDSTKEILEADDTLKRKAIIEMKSLALYAKQRALREKIGRQMMHYDNLAMTTNRSHYRRMKKQNVREARITEKLEKQQRDARENREKKKHSDFLRAICHHRAEIQESANSQKTKSHKLSRLMYAQHFNIEKEEQKRIERTAKQRLQALKANDEEAYLKLLDQAKDTRITHLLKQTDGFLHQLASSVKAQQRHAAEAYGDDAEPFVEEESDDEEEESGKKIDYYAVAHRIREEVTEQASMLVGGTLKEYQIKGLQWMISLYNNNLNGILADEMGLGKTIQTISLITYLIERKLQSGPYLVIVPLSTLTNWNLEFEKWAPSISRIVYKGPPNARKLQQEKIRQGRFQVLLTTYEYIIKDRPILSKIKWFHMIIDEGHRMKNSNSKLSATIQQYYVTRFRLILTGTPLQNNLAELWSMLNFVLPNIFKSVKTFDEWFNTPFANTGGQDKMELTEEEQILVIRRLHKVLRPFLLRRLKKDVEKDLPDKTEKVIKCKFSALQAKLYKQMVTHNRLVVSDGKGGKTNARGLSNMIMQLRKLCNHPFVFDEVENVMNPMSISNDLLWRTAGKFELLDRILPKYQATGHRVLMFFQMTAIMDIMEDYLRYRKFEYLRLDGTTKSDERSDLLKDFNAPDSKYFMFLLSTRAGGLGLNLQTADTVIIYDSDWNPHQDLQAQDRAHRIGQKNEVRILRLISSNSVEEKILERARFKLDMDGKVIQAGRFDNKSSETDRDAMLRTLLESADMAESGEQDDMEDEELNMMLARSDDEITVFQKIDEERARDPVYGMSAGTKAKPRLMGDDELPDIYLNEGNVVEEETEDLVLGRGARERTKVRYDDGLTEEQWLLAVDDDEDSPEAAAARKQARKDKREANRLKKVAILNSIDNSPSASRASTEEIETPKKRGRKPGSKNEKRKAEDGDEEPPAKKRRGPQGRQSKGGSAAADSRVSPQQREVLQKSLRGLYDALMNLEVDDIEPPAEDDESDAGKRLIIGPFIKLPPKRDYADYYVIIQNPICMNHIQTRIKKEEYSSLSDLRKDFQLMIRNCQTYNEDGSILYQDAKTMEEFFNKKFQEELEAHPELQELEEGGSKAGSAAPSGQGASTPQPSGGTRIKIISSSARASEAVNGAKSSAQSDEE